The proteins below come from a single Ictalurus furcatus strain D&B chromosome 15, Billie_1.0, whole genome shotgun sequence genomic window:
- the LOC128619523 gene encoding solute carrier family 2, facilitated glucose transporter member 5: MENLGERKGKLTLLLAFATLISAFGSSFQYGYNVAVINSPARDMQMFYTNVSESRNSTVTESLLTLLWSLTVSVYPLGGFFGSLMVAPLVNNLGRKGTLLFNNIFSIVPAIMMGVSEVLGSFEIIIVGRFLVGICAGLSSNVVPMYLGELAPRNLRGAIGIVPQLFITVGILTAQVFGIRNILGNAEGWPIMLGLTGIPALIELLLLPFFPESPRYMLIQRGDDNNARTALQRLRGWKDVEEEMTEMRLEEQSERAEGQLSVFKLFTFRSLRWQLLSIIFMNMGQQLSGVNAIYYYADSIFSSAGVKENDIQYVTVGTGAVNVFMSFVAVFIVEAAGRKLLLLIGFGICCVACVVLTVALSLQESLHWMPYVSIACVIIYVIGHAIGPSPIPTVITTEIFRQSSRPAAFMVAGSVHWLSNFTVGLVFPFLEKGLGDYSFLIFASICLATFIYIWVVIPETKGSTFLEISKLFAKRNKVEIAIEGEDCNMQEAAMTDHEKNAITTF; this comes from the exons AAACTTACTCTGCTGTTGGCTTTTGCCACCCTGATCTCTGCATTTGGCTCGTCTTTTCAGTATGGCTACAATGTAGCTGTTATCAACTCTCCAGCCCGG GACATGCAGATGTTCTACACCAATGTGTCCGAGAGTCGCAATAGCACAGTCACCGAAAGTCTGTTAACTCTGCTGTGGTCTCTGACTGTGTCTGTGTATCCACTGGGGGGGTTCTTCGGCTCTCTCATGGTGGCACCACTGGTCAATAATTTAGGAAG GAAAGGGACCTTGCTGTTCAACAACATCTTCTCAATCGTTCCTGCTATAATGATGGGTGTGAGTGAGGTGCTAGGCTCTTTTGAGATCATTATCGTGGGCCGCTTCTTAGTGGGCATCTGTGCTG GCCTTTCATCCAATGTGGTGCCAATGTATTTGGGAGAACTGGCCCCAAGGAACCTGAGAGGAGCTATCGGGATCGTGCCTCAGCTTTTCATTACTGTAGGCATCCTCACTGCCCAGGTGTTTGGTATCCGAAATATTCTTGGCAACGCTGAAG GCTGGCCTATCATGCTGGGTCTCACTGGCATTCCTGCCCTCATTGAGCTGCTTCTGTTGCCCTTCTTCCCTGAGAGTCCCCGCTACATGCTCATTCAGAGGGGTGATGACAATAATGCCAGGACTG CACTGCAGCGTCTGAGAGGATGGAAGGATGTAGAAGAGGAGATGACAGAGATGCGACTTGAAGAGCAGTCAGAAAGAGCTGAGGGCCAGCTTTCTGTGTTCAAGCTCTTCACCTTCCGCTCTCTGCGCTGGCAGCTGTTGTCCATAATCTTCATGAACATGGGCCAGCAGTTGTCAGGAGTGAACGCT ATTTATTACTATGCGGACAGCATCTTTTCTTCAGCCGGAGTGAAAGAGAACGACATTCAGTATGTAACTGTTGGAACAGGGGCCGTGAATGTCTTCATGAGCTTTGTTGCA GTGTTTATAGTGGAAGCCGCAGGCAGGAAGCTGCTTCTTCTGATTGGGTTCGGGATCTGCTGTGTAGCCTGTGTGGTCCTCACTGTAGCTCTCAGTCTGCAG GAGAGCCTGCACTGGATGCCCTATGTCAGCATCGCCTGTGTCATCATTTATGTCATTGGCCACGCCATAGGCCCAA GTCCAATTCCTACCGTGATTACCACTGAGATTTTCCGCCAGTCCTCAAGACCTGCAGCTTTTATGGTGGCAGGCTCTGTGCACTGGCTTTCAAACTTCACCGTAGGCCTGGTGTTCCCCTTTCTAGAG AAAGGCCTGGGGGACTACAGCTTCCTCATCTTTGCTTCCATCTGCCTTGCCACGTTCATCTACATTTGGGTGGTCATCCCAGAAACCAAGGGTTCCACCTTCTTGGAGATCAGCAAGCTGTTTGCTAAGAGGAACAAAGTGGAGATCGCGATTGAGGGTGAAGATTGTAATATGCAAGAGGCTGCCATGACAGACCATGAAAAGAATGCAATTACAACCTTCTAA